The Ictidomys tridecemlineatus isolate mIctTri1 chromosome 6, mIctTri1.hap1, whole genome shotgun sequence genome includes a region encoding these proteins:
- the Poldip3 gene encoding polymerase delta-interacting protein 3 isoform X2, with protein sequence MADISLDELIRKRGAATKGRLSARPGVGGVRSRVGIQQNLLSQPARTATFQQRFDARQKIGLSDARLKLGVKDAREKLLQKDARFRIKGKVQDAREMLNSRKQQSTVPQKPRQVADAREKISLRRSSPDAFTSPPIGTVTPALKLTKTIQNLYDLDEDDDVIAPVPTKQMKFSPSSSFHHHMAGLSSSKLSLSKALPLTKVVQNDAYTAPALPSTIRTKALANMSRTLVNKEEPPKELPPAEPVLSPLEGTKMTVNNLHPRVTEEDIVELFCVCGALKRARLVHPGVAEVVFVKKDDAITAYKKYNNRCLDGQPMKCNLHMNGNVITSDQPILLRLSDSPSVKKESELPRRVNSASSSNPPAEVDPDTILKALFKSSGASVTTQPTEFKIKL encoded by the exons GCTCAGTGCCAGACCAGGAGTTGGAGGTGTCCGATCTCGAGTTGGAATCCAGCAGAACCTTCTCAGCCAGCCAGCACGCACAGCCACCTTCCAGCAGAGATTTGATGCCCGGCAGAAGATAGGCCTCTCAGATGCCAGGCTCAAGCTGGGAGTCAAAGATGCTCGGGAGAAACTTTTGCAGAAAGATGCACGGTTTCGGATCAAAGGGAAAGTGCAGGATGCCAGAGAGATGCTGAACTCTCGCAAGCAGCAGAGCACGGTGCCACAAAAGCCTCGCCAAGTGGCTGATGCCCGGGAGAAGATTAGCTTGAGGAGGAGTTCCCCTGATGCCTTCACAAGCCCACCCATTGGGACAGTGACGCCTGCTCTGAAGCTCACCAAAACCATCCAG AATTTATATGACCTGGATGAAGATGATGATGTCATAGCACCCGTTCCTACTAAGCAGATGAAGTTTTCACCCTCCAGCAGCTTTCACCACCACATG GCCGGGCTGAGCAGTTCCAAGCTCTCCTTGTCCAAGGCCCTCCCTCTCACCAAAGTGGTTCAAAATGATGCCTACACTGCTCCTGCTTTACCCTCCACTATTCGAACAAAAGCCTTGGCCAACATGTCCCGGACACTGGTGAACAAGGAAGAACCCCCCAAAGAGCTGCCACCTGCCGAG CCTGTTCTCAGCCCCTTGGAAGGCACCAAGATGACTGTGAATAATCTGCATCCTCGAGTCACAGAGGAGGACATCGTT GagcttttctgtgtgtgtggagCCCTCAAGCGGGCTCGGCTGGTGCATCCTGGGGTAGCAGAGGTGGTCTTTGTGAAGAAGGATGACGCCATCACTGCTTATAAGAAGTACAACAACCGGTGTCTGGACG ggcagCCGATGAAGTGCAACCTTCACATGAATGGGAACGTGATCACCTCAGACCAGCCCATCCTGCT GCGGCTGAGTGACAGTCCCTCAGTGAAAAAGGAGAGCGAGCTGCCACGAAGGGTGAATTCCGCCTCTTCTTCCAACCCTCCTGCCGAGGTGGACCCTGACACCATCCTGAAGGCGCTCTTCAAGTCATCAGGGGCCTCTGTGACCACACAGCCCACAGAATTCAAAATCAAACTTTGA
- the Poldip3 gene encoding polymerase delta-interacting protein 3 isoform X1, which produces MADISLDELIRKRGAATKGRLSARPGVGGVRSRVGIQQNLLSQPARTATFQQRFDARQKIGLSDARLKLGVKDAREKLLQKDARFRIKGKVQDAREMLNSRKQQSTVPQKPRQVADAREKISLRRSSPDAFTSPPIGTVTPALKLTKTIQVPQQKAMVPLHAHPAGMRINVVNNHQAKQNLYDLDEDDDVIAPVPTKQMKFSPSSSFHHHMAGLSSSKLSLSKALPLTKVVQNDAYTAPALPSTIRTKALANMSRTLVNKEEPPKELPPAEPVLSPLEGTKMTVNNLHPRVTEEDIVELFCVCGALKRARLVHPGVAEVVFVKKDDAITAYKKYNNRCLDGQPMKCNLHMNGNVITSDQPILLRLSDSPSVKKESELPRRVNSASSSNPPAEVDPDTILKALFKSSGASVTTQPTEFKIKL; this is translated from the exons GCTCAGTGCCAGACCAGGAGTTGGAGGTGTCCGATCTCGAGTTGGAATCCAGCAGAACCTTCTCAGCCAGCCAGCACGCACAGCCACCTTCCAGCAGAGATTTGATGCCCGGCAGAAGATAGGCCTCTCAGATGCCAGGCTCAAGCTGGGAGTCAAAGATGCTCGGGAGAAACTTTTGCAGAAAGATGCACGGTTTCGGATCAAAGGGAAAGTGCAGGATGCCAGAGAGATGCTGAACTCTCGCAAGCAGCAGAGCACGGTGCCACAAAAGCCTCGCCAAGTGGCTGATGCCCGGGAGAAGATTAGCTTGAGGAGGAGTTCCCCTGATGCCTTCACAAGCCCACCCATTGGGACAGTGACGCCTGCTCTGAAGCTCACCAAAACCATCCAG GTTCCACAGCAGAAGGCCATGGTGCCACTTCATGCCCATCCAGCTGGAATGAGGATCAATGTTGTCAATAACCACCAGGCCAAacag AATTTATATGACCTGGATGAAGATGATGATGTCATAGCACCCGTTCCTACTAAGCAGATGAAGTTTTCACCCTCCAGCAGCTTTCACCACCACATG GCCGGGCTGAGCAGTTCCAAGCTCTCCTTGTCCAAGGCCCTCCCTCTCACCAAAGTGGTTCAAAATGATGCCTACACTGCTCCTGCTTTACCCTCCACTATTCGAACAAAAGCCTTGGCCAACATGTCCCGGACACTGGTGAACAAGGAAGAACCCCCCAAAGAGCTGCCACCTGCCGAG CCTGTTCTCAGCCCCTTGGAAGGCACCAAGATGACTGTGAATAATCTGCATCCTCGAGTCACAGAGGAGGACATCGTT GagcttttctgtgtgtgtggagCCCTCAAGCGGGCTCGGCTGGTGCATCCTGGGGTAGCAGAGGTGGTCTTTGTGAAGAAGGATGACGCCATCACTGCTTATAAGAAGTACAACAACCGGTGTCTGGACG ggcagCCGATGAAGTGCAACCTTCACATGAATGGGAACGTGATCACCTCAGACCAGCCCATCCTGCT GCGGCTGAGTGACAGTCCCTCAGTGAAAAAGGAGAGCGAGCTGCCACGAAGGGTGAATTCCGCCTCTTCTTCCAACCCTCCTGCCGAGGTGGACCCTGACACCATCCTGAAGGCGCTCTTCAAGTCATCAGGGGCCTCTGTGACCACACAGCCCACAGAATTCAAAATCAAACTTTGA